TTTACGACCTGATACTGGATGGCGGTTTATCCTCACGGAGAAGTTTTAATTGCGACACTCATGCCAAAAAAGCGCACAATAGAATAACTATTCTAAATCATTGACCAGATCGAAATATTTTCATAACATACTGTTTTTTGTATACAAAATTCATACTGCATCAAATCGGCACAACCTGTCTCCATTGGCAACACTTTGCCCACATATGGAACAAAAGTACATTTAGTGTTTACGTGATACGTGGTTTTCTATTTGTCTTGACAACAGTTCCACTTTCACCAACTCTGTACAGGAAAAAGCTTCTGCTTCTCCAAAAAAATGAAGAGCGAATAATGACTGTCGAATATCTGGGGAAAAGTGATGATTTCCCAACACTGGACATCCCTCTATTTCTTGAGGCGGTTCCTGCCGGTTTTCCAAGCCCTGCTTCCGACTATTGCGAACGAACACTGGACCTGAACGAGCTTTGCGTCCAGAAACCGGCGGCAACCTACTTCGTTCGCGTTCAGGGTGATTCCATGCTTGACGCCGGAATTTTCCCTGGAGATATTCTGGTTGTCGACCGTTCTCTGCCCGCCCAGCATGGTGACATTGTTATCGCCGCATTTCATGGTGAACTTACCGTAAAAAAATTGGAAACCTCGCCAGAGACGCGCTTGGTGCCGATGAATCGCAACCACCATCCCATCATCATCCCGGAAGGTGCCGAGCTGGAAATTTTCGGTGTGGCGACAACGGTGATCCATTCGCTAAGAAAACCATGACCTCCTACGCACTGGTGGATTGCAACAATTTTTATGTCAGCTGTGAACGCCTTTTTTGCCCACAGTTGAAACAGCGACCTGTCGTCATTTTATCCAATAATGATGGTTGCGTTGTGTCCCGCAGCCAGGAAGCTAAAGCTTTGGGAATCCCCATGGCAATACCCTTGTTCAAGGTCCACCCGCTGCTGAAACAACATCAGGTGCATGTGTTTTCATCAAACTACACGCTGTATGCCGATATTTCATCCCGCGTCATGCAGACTCTGGAAACGTTTTCTCCGCACGTTGAAATCTATTCCATTGATGAGGCCTTTCTCGATCTGACAGGAGTGGTTCCTGCACAACAACGCCGTCAGTACGGAGAAACGATTCGCCACACGGTCAACCGACATGTCGGCATTCCAGTCTGTGTCGGCATCGCTCCGACAAAAACACTTGCAAAGCTGGCCAACTATGCCGCGAAACGCTATCCGGCAACACAGGGTGTTGTTGATCTGCATGATGAACAACGTCGAGACCGGCTGCTGCAGATCACCCCGGCAGCTGAAATCTGGGGGGTTGGCCGGCGCACGGCATTGCGGTTACAACAGATGGGCATTCACACGGCCTGGCAATTGACCCAACTACCGTCAAAAACGGCTCGAAAGCGTTTTTCTGTGGTCTTGGAACGCTTAATCCGTGAATTACAGGGAGATCCCTGCATGGACGTAGACCACCAACCTGCCCCTCAACAACAAGTCATTTGCTCGCGTTCCTTTGGTGAGAAGATCACCGAATTTTCCCCCTTGCGGGAAACCGTATGTGAGTTTGCTGCCCGGGCGGCTGAAAAACTGCGTCGGAATGGTCAGGTCGCTCGAATGATCACTGTTTCAATCCGAACCAGCAGCTATGATGCCAGTGAACCCTGCTATGCCAATTCGGTCAGTAGTGCGTTGGAGGACTGCAGCAATGATTCACGCCATATCGTTGCCAAAGCCACCTTTTTGTTGAAACAGCTCTGGAAACCGGGATATCGATATGCCAAAGCAGGCGTCATGCTCGGAGATTTATGCCTGGAACATCAGATGCAGCCCGGTCTTTTTGATGATATCCCGCAACAACAACGCAGCAAAGCGTTGATGGCCGCCGTTGACCAAATCAATGAACGTCATGGTTCTATCTGGCTGGGCGGCCAGCGTCCCCAGCGCGACTGGTTTATGAACCAGGCCTATCTCTCTCCAGCCTATACCACACGCTGGGATAGCCTGCCGACCGTATCCTGACCCAGAGAGGTGACGATGGTTTCGCCCAAAGACGTGAGTACACTGTTCAAGCTGAAACGACGAATCTTCGAATACATTGCCGTTATCCGGTCACCCGAAACCCCATGGTATGTCAAAGGTCTGGCGGTTGGCGCCTTTCTTTACCTGTTATCGCCGGTCGATTTGATTCCCGACATGATTCCAATTCTGGGTGTTACCGATGATGCGGCCCTGCTGGGGCTTTTCCTGAGTTATCTTAATCGCTTTGTCACGGATGATATCCGTCAATCAGTCTCCCGTCGCATGGGAGGGGAATAACTATTCACGGGTGCCAATCTTTCCCACTGAAAACATTAATTTCGTAATTATAACAAAGAGTTTGCCCCTATTTGTGGTATGGTGCCAGCTGTCGCTATTGAAGCGTTCTTGCTCTTGTTCCGAAAGAAGCATTGATGAAGGCGTATCATTCCATCACCCGACGTGTTGCTATCGGCTATCTGGTCATTGTTTTTTTCAGTGGCCTGGCGATCGGTTACGCCCTGACACGTCTGCATGATCACACCAACCGGACCGCCGAACTGGTTGAAACCCAGTTTCACGCTTTTACCCTGTTACGTGACATTCGCCAGAACCTGTTGGCACAGGAAAATCTGGAAAAACAGCTACTGATTCTCGAAGACAACCAGCTTCTCGAGCTTCTCGTCAGACGCTGGGATGATTTTGATCTTATTCTGGCAAAAACCCAGGCGTCAAATCTTCCAGAGCATTTCTTGTTTTTGCCGCGCGCGCTCAAAAATTATCGTAAAAGTGGCACACTGCTCCTCCAGGCCTTCGCCGAAAAAAATTGGCAACAAGCGCGAAAATACAGTCAGGCCGCTACGGTTAGCCGCAATCAACTCCTCGATATTCTTTCAAAAATACGGAATCTCCACCAGATTGCAGTGGATCAGGACCTTCATTCATTGTCAGAACAAAGTAACCAGGCTTTTTTTATTACGCTACTACTGGCTTTTGCCGGGTTACTGCTCTCCGCGCCGGTTGCCCTAACCGTCATTTTCAGCATCCATCGCTCAGTCAAAGCTCTGCAGGATGGCACCCGAGACATTGCTGAAGGCAATTTTAACTCAACCGTCGGCATCCGCACCAAAGATGAATTTGGCCAGTTGGCTCTCGATTTTTCATTTATGGCACGCAAACTCAGAGAACTGGAACAACTTCATCTTGACGCTAATCCTCTCACCCGGCTGCCAGGAAATCTGGCCATAGACAGAGAGTTGGAACAACGCATTCAAGAACAAAAGCCTTTTGCACATCTGTATATTGATTTAGATAATTTCAAAGCATATGGAGATCGTTATGGCTATAAAGCCGGTAGCGATGTCATCCATGAAGTTGGCAACATGTTGAAAAAGGTGGTCAAAGAGCATGGCTCACCCGACGACTTGGTCGGCCATATCGGTGGCGATGATTATGTCGTCCTGACGACACCGGACAAAGCTGAAGCCATTGCCAAAAGCCTGATCCGGGATTTTGAGAACTATGTTCCATCGCTTTACAACGAAGAAGACCGCCAGGCCGGATACTACACCGGCATCGACCGTTATGGCATGCAACGCACGTTTCCACTACTGACCATGTCAATTGCCGTTGTCTTATCGGAAAACATGGAAACGCCGTCTATTCTTGCCATCAGCGATGATTGCGCGAAAATGAAAGAACATCTCAAGCGTCTTAAGGGCAATAATTATCTGATTGATCGAAGGAAACATCTGTTATGAAATATTGTGTCTGTTTTGTGCTTCTGCTCGTTATGACGACCCTGACGGCTTGCAGCCCGACAAGTTTCTGGAAAGAGAGACACCAGCGCCAGCAACAGCAACAGACCTTTAACGAAGCGCTGGACCTCTTAATCGAGGAAGATCGTCTGATGCTTGAGGAGCTTGCAGGCAGCCAACCACAAACTGCGATCACCGTGCGTGCGCAAAAACTCTTGAGCTACCTGAAGCGCTTGGCCCAACAGCAACAGCAAGCGATCGACAACCTCCACTTACAGCAAACGGAGCTCCATCTGCTGCAACAGGAGAATCAGGATCTTAAAGCAACAATGGAAGAGCTCAAGCAACTCTTCATTGACATGGAACTACGTGAATAAATTTTCTTAGCTTAAAACAACAAGATCTACCAGTTTCCGAACTCTAAAAAATCGGCCCTTGCGGAACCACTCCCCCTCCCCAAAAAAGATGGCAAAGCGCACATTAGAGAAAGACAAATCTCGTGTCAGGATGAACTGAATCAGTCCGCCTACCCCTCTTTTACATTTCTTTACCTATTTTGACAAAACTCGACAATGGTAATGGCTATACTTTATGCCAAAAGCATAACCTCTCAATTCATGTATACGGCCGGTTAGTAAAAACCTGTATTTTGCGGGTACATACTCGTTTACATTGGTGCTGTCCAAACACCATTACCCGATCTGTAAATTAAGACCATCTACACTGCTATATTTAATCTTAATTCGCTTTTTATTTTTATAGAATTAGACTATAAATGCTGTTTTAATTTAAGGCTGATTAAAAATTAACCTAGTGCCGGTCATGAACCTGACCTGCAGAACATATATGGAGGTGACAGTATGTTGAAGAACTTGAAAATTGATACCAAGTTGCTTCTTCTTATCGGATTTCTGCTTTTACTCCTGGGAGCAACAGTCGTCCTCAGTATTACCGGACTCACAGCGACTGTTCACGATGGCGAAGAAATGGCCGCCGGAAATCGTTTACGCGGAGAACTTCTCGCGCGAGAAGTAGATCACCTC
This is a stretch of genomic DNA from uncultured Desulfuromonas sp.. It encodes these proteins:
- the umuD gene encoding translesion error-prone DNA polymerase V autoproteolytic subunit produces the protein MTVEYLGKSDDFPTLDIPLFLEAVPAGFPSPASDYCERTLDLNELCVQKPAATYFVRVQGDSMLDAGIFPGDILVVDRSLPAQHGDIVIAAFHGELTVKKLETSPETRLVPMNRNHHPIIIPEGAELEIFGVATTVIHSLRKP
- a CDS encoding DUF1232 domain-containing protein, with translation MVSPKDVSTLFKLKRRIFEYIAVIRSPETPWYVKGLAVGAFLYLLSPVDLIPDMIPILGVTDDAALLGLFLSYLNRFVTDDIRQSVSRRMGGE
- a CDS encoding diguanylate cyclase, encoding MKAYHSITRRVAIGYLVIVFFSGLAIGYALTRLHDHTNRTAELVETQFHAFTLLRDIRQNLLAQENLEKQLLILEDNQLLELLVRRWDDFDLILAKTQASNLPEHFLFLPRALKNYRKSGTLLLQAFAEKNWQQARKYSQAATVSRNQLLDILSKIRNLHQIAVDQDLHSLSEQSNQAFFITLLLAFAGLLLSAPVALTVIFSIHRSVKALQDGTRDIAEGNFNSTVGIRTKDEFGQLALDFSFMARKLRELEQLHLDANPLTRLPGNLAIDRELEQRIQEQKPFAHLYIDLDNFKAYGDRYGYKAGSDVIHEVGNMLKKVVKEHGSPDDLVGHIGGDDYVVLTTPDKAEAIAKSLIRDFENYVPSLYNEEDRQAGYYTGIDRYGMQRTFPLLTMSIAVVLSENMETPSILAISDDCAKMKEHLKRLKGNNYLIDRRKHLL
- a CDS encoding Y-family DNA polymerase encodes the protein MTSYALVDCNNFYVSCERLFCPQLKQRPVVILSNNDGCVVSRSQEAKALGIPMAIPLFKVHPLLKQHQVHVFSSNYTLYADISSRVMQTLETFSPHVEIYSIDEAFLDLTGVVPAQQRRQYGETIRHTVNRHVGIPVCVGIAPTKTLAKLANYAAKRYPATQGVVDLHDEQRRDRLLQITPAAEIWGVGRRTALRLQQMGIHTAWQLTQLPSKTARKRFSVVLERLIRELQGDPCMDVDHQPAPQQQVICSRSFGEKITEFSPLRETVCEFAARAAEKLRRNGQVARMITVSIRTSSYDASEPCYANSVSSALEDCSNDSRHIVAKATFLLKQLWKPGYRYAKAGVMLGDLCLEHQMQPGLFDDIPQQQRSKALMAAVDQINERHGSIWLGGQRPQRDWFMNQAYLSPAYTTRWDSLPTVS